In Corylus avellana chromosome ca2, CavTom2PMs-1.0, the following proteins share a genomic window:
- the LOC132168467 gene encoding uncharacterized protein LOC132168467 isoform X2 has translation MSYIPRHKRRSKDSYRPSPIPESFRPDFRRNLDLRSFKSVRDRSGKITYAERAVSTWFAVGLDDDNHFPSFVQLEPVSMESIERRTGEKPLALANRNLGKVEDAQVGGDCVTKPWVSIADNVLPNLLSSFENVRNEAVRQKLENVKPTLVARFGNILFHGSPSINQETTAIDLAAETTLRTLKRTFYTNLPNSDIEKIKGEVAGKIEVDFEEEKDLYHVKLSDATQPDSTLSCKCRVMKEHKKLQLYKVELNPVRHMVVDVSCLDKSLDLRLMLYNKGVLTSLTDDELENIRNLINSAVLDPDVKGGLRWPLSYASSGNRYCVVGVWHTIAKAYKSPSMRLKVREADRFDFKTSTGEASREINLKVKSVISLLQEQAVEITSVSEMLKDTLRLIWNLIP, from the exons ATGTCTTACATTCCACGACACAAGCGGCGGTCCAAGGACTCCTACAGGCCCTCACCAATACCAGAATCTTTTCGTCCTGATTTTAGGAGAAATCTTGATTTGAGGTCATTCAAATCTGTTAGAGATAGAAGCGGAAAGATTACCTATGCTGAACGGGCTGTATCCACTTGGTTTGCAGTTGGTTTGGATGACGATAACCACTTTCCATCTTTCGTGCAGCTTGAGCCGGTTTCCATGGAGTCTATTGAGAGAAGAACCGGGGAAAAACCCCTTGCTTTGGCGAACCGGAATCTGGGTAAAG TTGAGGATGCGCAAGTCGGAGGAGATTGTGTGACGAAGCCGTGGGTGTCTATTGCAGACAATGTCCTGCCGAACCTGCTTTCCTCTTTTGAGAATGTGCGGAATGAAGCTGTTCGCCAAAAGTTGGAAAACGTTAAGCCGACGCTGGTTGCTAGATTTGGGAATATTCTTTTTCATgg AAGCCCTTCAATCAACCAGGAAACTACCGCAATAGATTTGGCTGCAGAAACCACATTGAGAACATTGAAAAGAACATTTTACACAAATCTTCCTAATTCAGACATAGAAAAAATCAAGGGGGAAGTTGCTGGAAAGATTGAAGTTGATTTCGAAGAGGAGAAAGATTTATACCATGTAAAG TTGTCTGATGCCACACAACCGGATTCAACTCTTTCTTGCAAATGTAGGGTGATGAAAGAACATAAAAAGCTTCAGCTTTATAAG GTTGAACTAAACCCGGTACGTCACATGGTCGTGGACGTATCGTGCCTTGATAAAAGTTTAGACCTAAGGCTGATGCTATACAACAAGGGCGTCTTAACATCTCTCACT GATGATGAGCTGGAAAACATTAGAAATCTGATTAATTCTGCAGTTCTAGATCCAGATGTGAAGGGTGGGTTGAGATGGCCCCTGAGTTATGCGTCTTCTGGAAACAGATATTGTGTGGTGGGGGTTTGGCACACAATAGCTAAAGCCTATAAAAGTCCATCAATGAGGCTGAAGGTGAGAGAGGCTGATcgatttgattttaaaacttcaaCTGGGGAAGCTTCAAGGGAGATAAATTTGAAGGTGAAAAGTGTCATCTCGTTATTACAG GAACAGGCAGTTGAGATTACTTCGGTTTCGGAGATGCTTAAAGACACGCTAAGGTTGATATGGAATCTCATACCGTGA
- the LOC132168467 gene encoding uncharacterized protein LOC132168467 isoform X3, with amino-acid sequence MSYIPRHKRRSKDSYRPSPIPESFRPDFRRNLDLRSFKSVRDRSGKITYAERAVSTWFAVGLDDDNHFPSFVQLEPVSMESIERRTGEKPLALANRNLGKVEDAQVGGDCVTKPWVSIADNVLPNLLSSFENVRNEAVRQKLENVKPTLVARFGNILFHGPSINQETTAIDLAAETTLRTLKRTFYTNLPNSDIEKIKGEVAGKIEVDFEEEKDLYHVKLSDATQPDSTLSCKCRVMKEHKKLQLYKVELNPVRHMVVDVSCLDKSLDLRLMLYNKGVLTSLTDDELENIRNLINSAVLDPDVKGGLRWPLSYASSGNRYCVVGVWHTIAKAYKSPSMRLKVREADRFDFKTSTGEASREINLKVKSVISLLQEQAVEITSVSEMLKDTLRLIWNLIP; translated from the exons ATGTCTTACATTCCACGACACAAGCGGCGGTCCAAGGACTCCTACAGGCCCTCACCAATACCAGAATCTTTTCGTCCTGATTTTAGGAGAAATCTTGATTTGAGGTCATTCAAATCTGTTAGAGATAGAAGCGGAAAGATTACCTATGCTGAACGGGCTGTATCCACTTGGTTTGCAGTTGGTTTGGATGACGATAACCACTTTCCATCTTTCGTGCAGCTTGAGCCGGTTTCCATGGAGTCTATTGAGAGAAGAACCGGGGAAAAACCCCTTGCTTTGGCGAACCGGAATCTGGGTAAAG TTGAGGATGCGCAAGTCGGAGGAGATTGTGTGACGAAGCCGTGGGTGTCTATTGCAGACAATGTCCTGCCGAACCTGCTTTCCTCTTTTGAGAATGTGCGGAATGAAGCTGTTCGCCAAAAGTTGGAAAACGTTAAGCCGACGCTGGTTGCTAGATTTGGGAATATTCTTTTTCATgg CCCTTCAATCAACCAGGAAACTACCGCAATAGATTTGGCTGCAGAAACCACATTGAGAACATTGAAAAGAACATTTTACACAAATCTTCCTAATTCAGACATAGAAAAAATCAAGGGGGAAGTTGCTGGAAAGATTGAAGTTGATTTCGAAGAGGAGAAAGATTTATACCATGTAAAG TTGTCTGATGCCACACAACCGGATTCAACTCTTTCTTGCAAATGTAGGGTGATGAAAGAACATAAAAAGCTTCAGCTTTATAAG GTTGAACTAAACCCGGTACGTCACATGGTCGTGGACGTATCGTGCCTTGATAAAAGTTTAGACCTAAGGCTGATGCTATACAACAAGGGCGTCTTAACATCTCTCACT GATGATGAGCTGGAAAACATTAGAAATCTGATTAATTCTGCAGTTCTAGATCCAGATGTGAAGGGTGGGTTGAGATGGCCCCTGAGTTATGCGTCTTCTGGAAACAGATATTGTGTGGTGGGGGTTTGGCACACAATAGCTAAAGCCTATAAAAGTCCATCAATGAGGCTGAAGGTGAGAGAGGCTGATcgatttgattttaaaacttcaaCTGGGGAAGCTTCAAGGGAGATAAATTTGAAGGTGAAAAGTGTCATCTCGTTATTACAG GAACAGGCAGTTGAGATTACTTCGGTTTCGGAGATGCTTAAAGACACGCTAAGGTTGATATGGAATCTCATACCGTGA
- the LOC132168426 gene encoding uncharacterized protein LOC132168426 isoform X2 gives MQGSLECAACGDRGNLLYCDGCNQSYHPQCINKSLKRQCCGSIIQKDSSTSQPLRKSSRLKAKKNIEGYDSSEMTVSSNKSLMRSPGEGSGKDTAGPSSEDIVSDNKFGHIQMVSCSNVNSSTACDHNYSEGILLSKSMSLDTEKCSDFVSLKSSFGTKCSFACDDVSSGLKLSNLEDTDLRCKAKFSNCSDAVVPTKLTTSFITFSRRYKRKKEMDGGNTQGKSLFEEKKCTLFSKWSNCANGNAHGQATFNKACLVDHAADIIQSKEVPDSRHSYCQNKDKIKDVDSTQTHGGDAPETKTLVYNKEPPLDGENISKEFSPVAGQVLGQSSKIAIDIEEDLPIYCTGMSLNNAVKDLHSQARTVDKESETLQAYIREEPQLVSSDGLKAIVIPDFTTGGSLPYVNLSFTPTDSCNTKGCNINLDLDSQKQSISSAPQTLQRADSASRSDATSLHGVLPQELLDSMNERVGKSPSAHPMQARGGAYIYMEGGGANCKINDKLSFEFSKDITPKVKCLQLFSEDKTTDVLSLAITQPEVTAFMVSEEQNHLHLGSESTQLKQDSNRSPVLGLSLPSEFKIGGSGSNNFSTALPWLNCISEARQFVQDAVPESLTNHSSSPLGHRLMLDSIVSRAKALDRRGSVHGDFKPNTIMWSEEELDFLWIGVRRHGRDNWDAMLRDPRLCFSPWKVAGDLAERWEEEQSKLLNVTHASLFKYSNTRNYSSNCNLNFSGRRRGIRRENMTDETQLSLGNLYAHSEGNAGSNVSNRPYFRSSYIQNNDPGQLQRPFSHPWKGPYSDFHGVNYDWESYNFLEWETMPRGNPPSADGPITCPAAKANLPHWLREVVSTPPRSAGSNLSVVASSFAQPCPLPRNRIHSRLCGFRTRGMQPSNSTHWFNYSLRNRSGMAEQSMACKPDDVIIIDSDGSSEETISDDRSA, from the exons ATGCAGGGATCTCTTGAATGTGCTGCATGTGGTGACAGGGGTAACCTCTTATACTGTGATGGATGCAATCAATCATATCATCCTCAATGCATAAATAAGTCCCTTAAG AGGCAGTGTTGCGGTAGTATTATACAAAAGGATTCTTCGACATCTCAGCCGCTCCGAAAATCAAGTAGACTAAAGGCAAAGAAGAACATTGAAGGATATGACTCAAGTGAAATGACGGTTAGCTCTAATAAATCTCTGATGAGAAGTCCTGGTGAGGGTTCTGGAAAGGACACTGCTGGCCCATCTTCTGAGGATATAGTTTCGGACAATAAGTTTGGTCACATTCAGATGGTTTCATGTTCAAATGTTAATTCCAGCACTGCATGTGATCATAATTATTCTGAAGGGATATTACTCTCTAAGTCAATGAGTCTGGACACTGAAAAGTGTTCAGACTTTGTTAGCTTGAAATCTTCTTTCGGGACGAAGTGCAGCTTTGCATGTGATGATGTTTCATCTGGGTTAAAATTGTCAAATTTGGAAGACACTGACTTACGCTGTAAAGCTAAGTTCAGTAACTGTAGTGATGCTGTTGTGCCAACCAAACTGACCACTTCATTTATTACGTTCAGTCGaagatataaaagaaaaaaggaaatggaTGGCGGTAATACACAAGGAAAATCACTGTTTGAGGAAAAAAAGTGTACGTTGTTCAGCAAATGGAGTAACTGTGCAAATGGTAATGCCCATGGCCAAGCAACATTCAATAAAGCCTGCTTGGTGGATCATGCAGCAGATATTATCCAATCAAAGGAGGTTCCAGATTCGAGGCATTCGTATTGccaaaataaagataaa ATAAAAGATGTTGATTCTACACAGACTCATGGTGGAGATGCTCCTGAAACCAAGAC TTTGGTTTACAATAAAGAACCACCACTTGAtggggaaaatatatcaaaggAATTCTCACCTGTAGCTGGACAAGTACTAGGTCAGAGCTCCAAGATTGCCATAGACATCGAAGAAGATCTTCCTATTTATTGTACAGGAATGTCTTTAAATAATGCCGTTAAAGACTTGCACTCTCAAGCCAGAACTGTAGATAAGGAATCTGAAACCTTGCAGGCCTACATCAGAGAGGAACCTCAACTTGTGTCAAGTGATGGTTTGAAAGCAATAGTAATACCTGATTTCACTACAGGAGGATCTCTACCTTATGTGAACCTGTCTTTTACTCCCACTG ATTCATGCAATACCAAGGGTTGTAATATTAATTTGGATCTGGATTCTCAAAAGCAATCCATTTCTTCTGCACCACAAACTCTTCAGCGCGCGGACTCTGCAAGCCGAAGTGATGCCACTTCTTTACATGGAGTGCTTCCCCAAGAATTGTTGGATTCTATGAATGAGAGAGTTGGGAAATCCCCTTCAGCCCACCCTATGCAGGCACGTGgaggtgcatatatatatatggaaggaGGTGGTGCTAACTGCAAAATTAACGATAAACTTTCTTTTGAGTTCTCCAAGGACATCACACCAAAAGTTAAATGTCTTCAG CTATTTTCAGAGGACAAAACCACTGATGTTCTGAGCTTAGCCATTACGCAGCCTGAGGTAACTGCTTTCATGGTTTCAGAAGAACAAAATCATCTTCATTTGGGAAGTGAAAGCACTCAGCTGAAACAAGATTCAAATAGATCGCCAGTCCTAGGTTTATCCTTACCCTCTGAGTTTAAAATTGGAGGATCTGGCTCCAACAACTTTTCCACCGCTCTGCCCTGGTTAAACTGCATCAGTGAAGCAAGACAATTTGTCCAGGATGCTGTGCCCGAATCCTTGACTAACCATTCGTCATCACCTCTGGGACACAGGCTGATGCTTGACAGCATTGTAAGCCGAGCAAAAGCTTTGGATAGAAGAGGCAGTGTACATGGTGACTTCAAGCCTAACACTATCATGTGGTCTGAAGAGGAGTTGGATTTTCTGTGGATAGGTGTGAGAAGACATGGAAGGGACAATTGGGATGCTATGTTAAGAGACCCAAGATTGTGCTTTTCACCATGGAAGGTGGCAGGGGACCTGGCTGAGCGGTGGGAGGAGGAACAATCCAAATTATTGAATGTTACACATGCTTCATTGTTTAAGTATTCAAATACGAGAAATTATTCATCGAACTGTAACCTCAACTTCTCAGGTCGTAGAAGAGGAATCCGGAGAGAAAATATGACAGATGAAACTCAGCTCTCACTTGGAAATTTATATGCTCACTCAGAGGGTAATGCTGGTAGTAATGTCTCCAATAGGCCATATTTCAGGTCAAGTTATATTCAAAATAATGACCCTGGACAACTCCAGAGGCCTTTTAGTCACCCATGGAAGGGCCCTTATTCTGATTTTCATGGGGTAAACTATGATTGGGAgtcatataattttttggaaTGGGAGACTATGCCAAGGGGCAATCCTCCATCAGCTGATGGCCCCATAACTTGTCCTGCAGCAAAAGCTAATTTACCCCACTGGCTCAGAGAAGTGGTTAGCACTCCTCCAAGGTCAGCTGGGTCAAATCTATCTGTGGTTGCCTCATCATTTGCTCAGCCATGCCCTTTACCAAGAAACAGAATCCATAGCAGGCTTTGTGGTTTCAGGACAAGAGGCATGCAGCCATCAAATAGCACCCATTGGTTCAACTACTCATTGAGAAACAGAAGTGGAATGGCTGAACAAAGCATGGCTTGTAAACCAGATGATGTAATAATTATCGACAGTGATGGTTCTTCTGAAGAGACCATATCTGATGATCGTAGTGCTTGA
- the LOC132168426 gene encoding uncharacterized protein LOC132168426 isoform X1 has protein sequence MQGSLECAACGDRGNLLYCDGCNQSYHPQCINKSLKRQCCGSIIQKDSSTSQPLRKSSRLKAKKNIEGYDSSEMTVSSNKSLMRSPGEGSGKDTAGPSSEDIVSDNKFGHIQMVSCSNVNSSTACDHNYSEGILLSKSMSLDTEKCSDFVSLKSSFGTKCSFACDDVSSGLKLSNLEDTDLRCKAKFSNCSDAVVPTKLTTSFITFSRRYKRKKEMDGGNTQGKSLFEEKKCTLFSKWSNCANGNAHGQATFNKACLVDHAADIIQSKEVPDSRHSYCQNKDKIKDVDSTQTHGGDAPETKTLVYNKEPPLDGENISKEFSPVAGQVLGQSSKIAIDIEEDLPIYCTGMSLNNAVKDLHSQARTVDKESETLQAYIREEPQLVSSDGLKAIVIPDFTTGGSLPYVNLSFTPTADSCNTKGCNINLDLDSQKQSISSAPQTLQRADSASRSDATSLHGVLPQELLDSMNERVGKSPSAHPMQARGGAYIYMEGGGANCKINDKLSFEFSKDITPKVKCLQLFSEDKTTDVLSLAITQPEVTAFMVSEEQNHLHLGSESTQLKQDSNRSPVLGLSLPSEFKIGGSGSNNFSTALPWLNCISEARQFVQDAVPESLTNHSSSPLGHRLMLDSIVSRAKALDRRGSVHGDFKPNTIMWSEEELDFLWIGVRRHGRDNWDAMLRDPRLCFSPWKVAGDLAERWEEEQSKLLNVTHASLFKYSNTRNYSSNCNLNFSGRRRGIRRENMTDETQLSLGNLYAHSEGNAGSNVSNRPYFRSSYIQNNDPGQLQRPFSHPWKGPYSDFHGVNYDWESYNFLEWETMPRGNPPSADGPITCPAAKANLPHWLREVVSTPPRSAGSNLSVVASSFAQPCPLPRNRIHSRLCGFRTRGMQPSNSTHWFNYSLRNRSGMAEQSMACKPDDVIIIDSDGSSEETISDDRSA, from the exons ATGCAGGGATCTCTTGAATGTGCTGCATGTGGTGACAGGGGTAACCTCTTATACTGTGATGGATGCAATCAATCATATCATCCTCAATGCATAAATAAGTCCCTTAAG AGGCAGTGTTGCGGTAGTATTATACAAAAGGATTCTTCGACATCTCAGCCGCTCCGAAAATCAAGTAGACTAAAGGCAAAGAAGAACATTGAAGGATATGACTCAAGTGAAATGACGGTTAGCTCTAATAAATCTCTGATGAGAAGTCCTGGTGAGGGTTCTGGAAAGGACACTGCTGGCCCATCTTCTGAGGATATAGTTTCGGACAATAAGTTTGGTCACATTCAGATGGTTTCATGTTCAAATGTTAATTCCAGCACTGCATGTGATCATAATTATTCTGAAGGGATATTACTCTCTAAGTCAATGAGTCTGGACACTGAAAAGTGTTCAGACTTTGTTAGCTTGAAATCTTCTTTCGGGACGAAGTGCAGCTTTGCATGTGATGATGTTTCATCTGGGTTAAAATTGTCAAATTTGGAAGACACTGACTTACGCTGTAAAGCTAAGTTCAGTAACTGTAGTGATGCTGTTGTGCCAACCAAACTGACCACTTCATTTATTACGTTCAGTCGaagatataaaagaaaaaaggaaatggaTGGCGGTAATACACAAGGAAAATCACTGTTTGAGGAAAAAAAGTGTACGTTGTTCAGCAAATGGAGTAACTGTGCAAATGGTAATGCCCATGGCCAAGCAACATTCAATAAAGCCTGCTTGGTGGATCATGCAGCAGATATTATCCAATCAAAGGAGGTTCCAGATTCGAGGCATTCGTATTGccaaaataaagataaa ATAAAAGATGTTGATTCTACACAGACTCATGGTGGAGATGCTCCTGAAACCAAGAC TTTGGTTTACAATAAAGAACCACCACTTGAtggggaaaatatatcaaaggAATTCTCACCTGTAGCTGGACAAGTACTAGGTCAGAGCTCCAAGATTGCCATAGACATCGAAGAAGATCTTCCTATTTATTGTACAGGAATGTCTTTAAATAATGCCGTTAAAGACTTGCACTCTCAAGCCAGAACTGTAGATAAGGAATCTGAAACCTTGCAGGCCTACATCAGAGAGGAACCTCAACTTGTGTCAAGTGATGGTTTGAAAGCAATAGTAATACCTGATTTCACTACAGGAGGATCTCTACCTTATGTGAACCTGTCTTTTACTCCCACTG CAGATTCATGCAATACCAAGGGTTGTAATATTAATTTGGATCTGGATTCTCAAAAGCAATCCATTTCTTCTGCACCACAAACTCTTCAGCGCGCGGACTCTGCAAGCCGAAGTGATGCCACTTCTTTACATGGAGTGCTTCCCCAAGAATTGTTGGATTCTATGAATGAGAGAGTTGGGAAATCCCCTTCAGCCCACCCTATGCAGGCACGTGgaggtgcatatatatatatggaaggaGGTGGTGCTAACTGCAAAATTAACGATAAACTTTCTTTTGAGTTCTCCAAGGACATCACACCAAAAGTTAAATGTCTTCAG CTATTTTCAGAGGACAAAACCACTGATGTTCTGAGCTTAGCCATTACGCAGCCTGAGGTAACTGCTTTCATGGTTTCAGAAGAACAAAATCATCTTCATTTGGGAAGTGAAAGCACTCAGCTGAAACAAGATTCAAATAGATCGCCAGTCCTAGGTTTATCCTTACCCTCTGAGTTTAAAATTGGAGGATCTGGCTCCAACAACTTTTCCACCGCTCTGCCCTGGTTAAACTGCATCAGTGAAGCAAGACAATTTGTCCAGGATGCTGTGCCCGAATCCTTGACTAACCATTCGTCATCACCTCTGGGACACAGGCTGATGCTTGACAGCATTGTAAGCCGAGCAAAAGCTTTGGATAGAAGAGGCAGTGTACATGGTGACTTCAAGCCTAACACTATCATGTGGTCTGAAGAGGAGTTGGATTTTCTGTGGATAGGTGTGAGAAGACATGGAAGGGACAATTGGGATGCTATGTTAAGAGACCCAAGATTGTGCTTTTCACCATGGAAGGTGGCAGGGGACCTGGCTGAGCGGTGGGAGGAGGAACAATCCAAATTATTGAATGTTACACATGCTTCATTGTTTAAGTATTCAAATACGAGAAATTATTCATCGAACTGTAACCTCAACTTCTCAGGTCGTAGAAGAGGAATCCGGAGAGAAAATATGACAGATGAAACTCAGCTCTCACTTGGAAATTTATATGCTCACTCAGAGGGTAATGCTGGTAGTAATGTCTCCAATAGGCCATATTTCAGGTCAAGTTATATTCAAAATAATGACCCTGGACAACTCCAGAGGCCTTTTAGTCACCCATGGAAGGGCCCTTATTCTGATTTTCATGGGGTAAACTATGATTGGGAgtcatataattttttggaaTGGGAGACTATGCCAAGGGGCAATCCTCCATCAGCTGATGGCCCCATAACTTGTCCTGCAGCAAAAGCTAATTTACCCCACTGGCTCAGAGAAGTGGTTAGCACTCCTCCAAGGTCAGCTGGGTCAAATCTATCTGTGGTTGCCTCATCATTTGCTCAGCCATGCCCTTTACCAAGAAACAGAATCCATAGCAGGCTTTGTGGTTTCAGGACAAGAGGCATGCAGCCATCAAATAGCACCCATTGGTTCAACTACTCATTGAGAAACAGAAGTGGAATGGCTGAACAAAGCATGGCTTGTAAACCAGATGATGTAATAATTATCGACAGTGATGGTTCTTCTGAAGAGACCATATCTGATGATCGTAGTGCTTGA
- the LOC132168426 gene encoding uncharacterized protein LOC132168426 isoform X3, protein MQGSLECAACGDRGNLLYCDGCNQSYHPQCINKSLKCCGSIIQKDSSTSQPLRKSSRLKAKKNIEGYDSSEMTVSSNKSLMRSPGEGSGKDTAGPSSEDIVSDNKFGHIQMVSCSNVNSSTACDHNYSEGILLSKSMSLDTEKCSDFVSLKSSFGTKCSFACDDVSSGLKLSNLEDTDLRCKAKFSNCSDAVVPTKLTTSFITFSRRYKRKKEMDGGNTQGKSLFEEKKCTLFSKWSNCANGNAHGQATFNKACLVDHAADIIQSKEVPDSRHSYCQNKDKIKDVDSTQTHGGDAPETKTLVYNKEPPLDGENISKEFSPVAGQVLGQSSKIAIDIEEDLPIYCTGMSLNNAVKDLHSQARTVDKESETLQAYIREEPQLVSSDGLKAIVIPDFTTGGSLPYVNLSFTPTADSCNTKGCNINLDLDSQKQSISSAPQTLQRADSASRSDATSLHGVLPQELLDSMNERVGKSPSAHPMQARGGAYIYMEGGGANCKINDKLSFEFSKDITPKVKCLQLFSEDKTTDVLSLAITQPEVTAFMVSEEQNHLHLGSESTQLKQDSNRSPVLGLSLPSEFKIGGSGSNNFSTALPWLNCISEARQFVQDAVPESLTNHSSSPLGHRLMLDSIVSRAKALDRRGSVHGDFKPNTIMWSEEELDFLWIGVRRHGRDNWDAMLRDPRLCFSPWKVAGDLAERWEEEQSKLLNVTHASLFKYSNTRNYSSNCNLNFSGRRRGIRRENMTDETQLSLGNLYAHSEGNAGSNVSNRPYFRSSYIQNNDPGQLQRPFSHPWKGPYSDFHGVNYDWESYNFLEWETMPRGNPPSADGPITCPAAKANLPHWLREVVSTPPRSAGSNLSVVASSFAQPCPLPRNRIHSRLCGFRTRGMQPSNSTHWFNYSLRNRSGMAEQSMACKPDDVIIIDSDGSSEETISDDRSA, encoded by the exons ATGCAGGGATCTCTTGAATGTGCTGCATGTGGTGACAGGGGTAACCTCTTATACTGTGATGGATGCAATCAATCATATCATCCTCAATGCATAAATAAGTCCCTTAAG TGTTGCGGTAGTATTATACAAAAGGATTCTTCGACATCTCAGCCGCTCCGAAAATCAAGTAGACTAAAGGCAAAGAAGAACATTGAAGGATATGACTCAAGTGAAATGACGGTTAGCTCTAATAAATCTCTGATGAGAAGTCCTGGTGAGGGTTCTGGAAAGGACACTGCTGGCCCATCTTCTGAGGATATAGTTTCGGACAATAAGTTTGGTCACATTCAGATGGTTTCATGTTCAAATGTTAATTCCAGCACTGCATGTGATCATAATTATTCTGAAGGGATATTACTCTCTAAGTCAATGAGTCTGGACACTGAAAAGTGTTCAGACTTTGTTAGCTTGAAATCTTCTTTCGGGACGAAGTGCAGCTTTGCATGTGATGATGTTTCATCTGGGTTAAAATTGTCAAATTTGGAAGACACTGACTTACGCTGTAAAGCTAAGTTCAGTAACTGTAGTGATGCTGTTGTGCCAACCAAACTGACCACTTCATTTATTACGTTCAGTCGaagatataaaagaaaaaaggaaatggaTGGCGGTAATACACAAGGAAAATCACTGTTTGAGGAAAAAAAGTGTACGTTGTTCAGCAAATGGAGTAACTGTGCAAATGGTAATGCCCATGGCCAAGCAACATTCAATAAAGCCTGCTTGGTGGATCATGCAGCAGATATTATCCAATCAAAGGAGGTTCCAGATTCGAGGCATTCGTATTGccaaaataaagataaa ATAAAAGATGTTGATTCTACACAGACTCATGGTGGAGATGCTCCTGAAACCAAGAC TTTGGTTTACAATAAAGAACCACCACTTGAtggggaaaatatatcaaaggAATTCTCACCTGTAGCTGGACAAGTACTAGGTCAGAGCTCCAAGATTGCCATAGACATCGAAGAAGATCTTCCTATTTATTGTACAGGAATGTCTTTAAATAATGCCGTTAAAGACTTGCACTCTCAAGCCAGAACTGTAGATAAGGAATCTGAAACCTTGCAGGCCTACATCAGAGAGGAACCTCAACTTGTGTCAAGTGATGGTTTGAAAGCAATAGTAATACCTGATTTCACTACAGGAGGATCTCTACCTTATGTGAACCTGTCTTTTACTCCCACTG CAGATTCATGCAATACCAAGGGTTGTAATATTAATTTGGATCTGGATTCTCAAAAGCAATCCATTTCTTCTGCACCACAAACTCTTCAGCGCGCGGACTCTGCAAGCCGAAGTGATGCCACTTCTTTACATGGAGTGCTTCCCCAAGAATTGTTGGATTCTATGAATGAGAGAGTTGGGAAATCCCCTTCAGCCCACCCTATGCAGGCACGTGgaggtgcatatatatatatggaaggaGGTGGTGCTAACTGCAAAATTAACGATAAACTTTCTTTTGAGTTCTCCAAGGACATCACACCAAAAGTTAAATGTCTTCAG CTATTTTCAGAGGACAAAACCACTGATGTTCTGAGCTTAGCCATTACGCAGCCTGAGGTAACTGCTTTCATGGTTTCAGAAGAACAAAATCATCTTCATTTGGGAAGTGAAAGCACTCAGCTGAAACAAGATTCAAATAGATCGCCAGTCCTAGGTTTATCCTTACCCTCTGAGTTTAAAATTGGAGGATCTGGCTCCAACAACTTTTCCACCGCTCTGCCCTGGTTAAACTGCATCAGTGAAGCAAGACAATTTGTCCAGGATGCTGTGCCCGAATCCTTGACTAACCATTCGTCATCACCTCTGGGACACAGGCTGATGCTTGACAGCATTGTAAGCCGAGCAAAAGCTTTGGATAGAAGAGGCAGTGTACATGGTGACTTCAAGCCTAACACTATCATGTGGTCTGAAGAGGAGTTGGATTTTCTGTGGATAGGTGTGAGAAGACATGGAAGGGACAATTGGGATGCTATGTTAAGAGACCCAAGATTGTGCTTTTCACCATGGAAGGTGGCAGGGGACCTGGCTGAGCGGTGGGAGGAGGAACAATCCAAATTATTGAATGTTACACATGCTTCATTGTTTAAGTATTCAAATACGAGAAATTATTCATCGAACTGTAACCTCAACTTCTCAGGTCGTAGAAGAGGAATCCGGAGAGAAAATATGACAGATGAAACTCAGCTCTCACTTGGAAATTTATATGCTCACTCAGAGGGTAATGCTGGTAGTAATGTCTCCAATAGGCCATATTTCAGGTCAAGTTATATTCAAAATAATGACCCTGGACAACTCCAGAGGCCTTTTAGTCACCCATGGAAGGGCCCTTATTCTGATTTTCATGGGGTAAACTATGATTGGGAgtcatataattttttggaaTGGGAGACTATGCCAAGGGGCAATCCTCCATCAGCTGATGGCCCCATAACTTGTCCTGCAGCAAAAGCTAATTTACCCCACTGGCTCAGAGAAGTGGTTAGCACTCCTCCAAGGTCAGCTGGGTCAAATCTATCTGTGGTTGCCTCATCATTTGCTCAGCCATGCCCTTTACCAAGAAACAGAATCCATAGCAGGCTTTGTGGTTTCAGGACAAGAGGCATGCAGCCATCAAATAGCACCCATTGGTTCAACTACTCATTGAGAAACAGAAGTGGAATGGCTGAACAAAGCATGGCTTGTAAACCAGATGATGTAATAATTATCGACAGTGATGGTTCTTCTGAAGAGACCATATCTGATGATCGTAGTGCTTGA